A single genomic interval of Gossypium raimondii isolate GPD5lz chromosome 11, ASM2569854v1, whole genome shotgun sequence harbors:
- the LOC105761081 gene encoding F-box protein PP2-B15 yields MLPEDCLSIILSFTSPEDALRASLVSSCFRLASDSDLVWERFLPSDYAEIVSNSVTPLMFCSKKELFQCLSDSVLIDGGNKVFKLEKSSGKKCYILSAKELSITWSSNPLYWSWISMAESRFCRVAVLRTTDWLEIGGKIRTKMLTPNTTYGAYLIMKISERAYGLDLMASEITLEVGNQVCSSNVFLKHGEGSKEMGNLGHKKEGSVREREDGWMEVELGEFYSGEKDEQVKMSLMEVKGCHLKGGLLIEGIEFRPKH; encoded by the exons ATGTTGCCAGAAGATTGTCTTTCTATCATTCTGTCCTTCACTTCCCCAGAAGATGCATTAAGAGCATCCTTAGTTTCGTCGTGTTTTCGATTGGCAAGTGATTCGGATTTGGTCTGGGAAAGGTTTCTTCCTTCGGATTATGCTGAAATCGTGTCGAATTCGGTCACTCCTCTCATGTTTTGTTCCAAAAAGGAACTGTTTCAGTGTCTGTCTGACTCAGTTCTGATTGATGGTGGTAACAAG GTTTTCAAGTTGGAGAAATCATCAGGCAAGAAATGTTACATATTATCTGCAAAAGAACTTTCCATCACTTGGAGCTCCAATCCCTTGTATTGGAGCTGGATATCCATGGCTGAATCAAG ATTCTGTCGAGTGGCAGTGCTAAGAACAACAGATTGGTTAGAAATAGGAGggaaaataaggactaaaatgcTGACCCCAAATACAACATATGGTGCTTATCTTATAATGAAAATCTCAGAGCGTGCGTATGGGCTTGATTTGATGGCATCAGAGATAACATTGGAAGTGGGAAACCAGGTTTGTAGCAGCAATGTATTCCTAAAGCATGGAGAGGGCAGCAAAGAGATGGGAAATTTGGGTCATAAGAAGGAAGGAAGTGTGAGAGAAAGGGAAGATGGGTGGATGGAAGTGGAGCTGGGAGAGTTCTATAGTGGGGAAAAGGATGAACAAGTGAAGATGAGTTTGATGGAGGTCAAGGGTTGTCATCTAAAGGGAGGCCTTTTAATTGAAGGCATTGAATTCAGGCCTAAACACTGA
- the LOC105761078 gene encoding F-box protein PP2-B13, which yields MNVLPESCVAVILSLTSPSDACKSSSVSTVVGSAADSDLVWDKFLPSDYHEIVSKACNTTFLFASKKQLYHLLCNPVLIADGKMSFKLDRPSGRKSYILSARQLSISSSNDPMFWTWKSIPESRFSEVAELISSSRLEINGNIGSKKLSPNTKYGAYLLLKITERAYGLDLIPSETSIEIGNQSFKNTAYLRCQDDKKQRLENLFYSNRKQMMKSRVVKGDDRVMSRREDGWMEMELGEFFNGESDEEVKMSLMEIKGQQLKGGVIVEGIEIRPKA from the exons ATGAACGTATTGCCAGAGAGCTGTGTTGCAGTGATTTTGTCCCTCACGTCTCCTTCAGATGCTTGTAAATCATCGTCGGTTTCGACTGTTGTCGGATCGGCGGCGGATTCTGATTTGGTTTGGGACAAGTTCTTGCCATCTGATTACCATGAAATTGTGTCCAAGGCTTGTAATACAACTTTTTTGTTTGCTTCAAAGAAACAGCTTTATCACCTCCTCTGCAACCCTGTTCTGATTGCTGATGGCAAAATG AGTTTCAAATTAGATAGACCAAGTGGaagaaaatcatatattttatcaGCAAGGCAGCTTTCTATAAGTTCGAGCAATGATCCAATGTTTTGGACTTGGAAATCCATCCCTGAATCAAG aTTCTCAGAGGTAGCCGAACTCATAAGTAGCAGCAggttggaaatcaatggcaatATCGGAAGCAAAAAGCTATCTCCAAACACAAAATACGGAGCTTATTTGTTACTTAAAATCACCGAACGCGCATACGGGCTTGATTTAATACCATCAGAGACATCGATCGAAATCGGGAACCAATCATTCAAGAACACAGCTTACCTGCGATGCCAAGACGACAAGAAACAGCGATTGGAGAACCTGTTCTATTCAAACAGGAAACAGATGATGAAATCGAGGGTTGTTAAAGGAGATGATAGGGTTATGAGTAGAAGGGAGGATGGGTGGATGGAGATGGAGCTGGGGGAGTTCTTCAATGGCGAAAGTGATGAAGAAGTGAAAATGAGTTTGATGGAAATCAAGGGTCAGCAGCTTAAAGGTGGGGTTATTGTTGAAGGCATTGAAATCAGACCCAAAGCTTAA